A genomic window from Salvia miltiorrhiza cultivar Shanhuang (shh) chromosome 5, IMPLAD_Smil_shh, whole genome shotgun sequence includes:
- the LOC130985569 gene encoding uncharacterized protein LOC130985569 isoform X2, translating to MVFPACAIVFAVGFSTGLVKGGHLNGLKLNGNRKKISDESLRRCIDELKRNDARVLELKNGIRRSIEHNQVTLSDLEGYIDVIESVDISLRNTISFLENCVQSILGGKQDKEGGFDCESSRKRKKSGENWLNFSRYFNGVFGAKLDDPKSSKIRGFNKMDFMDAAMNDEKLENILASPAKERNPTFAFGGSLENMSASMFDNHFDSSSRAQESVGNYVDETGMEYMTFENEKKKNFIQTNNTAKAVFDQTIYTYQNKTSRFVSNQQIHLKDYENEIETMSSHNRLYDSVDVSINMNHLKTSATSGCHQKSNTTARNYLHPEHTEEDLLDSRRYPFENVAFEPEKVPHFADQESSYENSFDPSPSSSRGDDLKFNSYLVEANDLLKEAKRCLTQQVDEDRAEQALHKSAILLSEAIEMRPMSLLAVGQLGNTYLLHGELKLRMSRYLRSLLVKPDPLSDEEWGKAGDKRDRLANKDKIRSSLVGACEECEELLIKAGRKYRLAMSIDGNDMRALYNWGLALSFRAQLIADIGPSAARDADKVFLAAIDKFDAMMSKSNVYAPDALFRWGAALQHRAQLRPSRSREKVKLLQQARQLYKDALQMDSRNPRLRQALSSCTSELDYWYT from the exons ATGGTGTTTCCAGCTTGTGCTATTGTATTTGCCGTTGGATTTTCAACTGGATTGGTTAAAGGGGGTCACTTGAACGGATTGAAATTGAATGGGAATAGGAAAAAGATAAGTGATGAATCTTTAAGACGTTGCATTGACGAGTTAAAGCGGAATGATGCAAGGGTTTTGGAGCTAAAGAATGGAATTAGAAGAAGCATTGAACACAATCAAGTTACTCTAAGTGATTTAGAAGGCTATATTGATGTTATAGAATCTGTCGATATATCGCTCCGAAACACAATAAGTTTTCTAGAAAATTGTGTGCAGAGTATATTGGGTGGTAAACAAGATAAGGAGGGAGGTTTTGATTGTGAGTCCAgtaggaaaagaaagaaatcagGTGAAAACTGGTTGAATTTCTCTCGGTATTTTAATGGCGTGTTTGGAGCTAAGCTAGATGATCCAAAGTCCAGTAAAATCAGAGGCTTTAATAAGATGGACTTTATGGATGCAGCGATGAACGATGAAAAACTAGAAAACATCTTAGCTTCTCCTGCCAAAGAAAGAAATCCAACTTTTGCATTTGGTGGAAGTTTGGAAAATATGAGTGCTAGTATGTTTGATAACCATTTTGATAGCTCCAGTAGAGCTCAAGAAAGTGTTGGAAATTATGTTGATGAGACTGGGATGGAGTATATGACttttgaaaatgagaaaaaaaagaatttcattCAGACAAATAATACTGCTAAAGCAGTTTTTGACCAGACAATCTACACTTACCAGAATAAGACATCAAGATTCGTGAGCAATCAGCAAATTCACTTGAAAGATTATGAGAATGAGATTGAGACAATGTCATCACACAATAGGTTGTACGATTCTGTGGATGTTAGCATTAACATGAACCATCTAAAAACTTCAGCTACTTCTGGTTGCCATCAGAAAAGCAATACCACAGCTAGAAATTATTTGCACCCTGAACACACAGAAGAGGACCTACTAGATTCCCGGAGATATCCTTTTGAGAATGTGGCTTTTGAGCCTGAGAAGGTACCGCACTTTGCCGATCAAGAGTCTTCATATGAGAACTCCTTTGATCCTTCTCCATCTTCATCACGTGGTGATGATTTGAAATTCAATAGTTATCTTGTGGAAGCTAATGATCTTTTGAAAGAAGCAAAAAGGTGCTTGACACAGCAAGTTGATGAGGATAGAGCCGAGCAAGCACTGCACAAATCTGCAATACTACTCTCAGAAGCAATAGAAATGAGGCCGATGAGTTTATTGGCCGTGGGCCAGTTGGGGAACACATATCTCCTTCATGGAGAACTAAAACTGAGAATGAGCCGGTACTTGAGATCCCTACTTGTGAAACCTGATCCCTTGTCAGATGAGGAGTGGGGGAAAGCGGGTGACAAACGTGATCGACTTGCTAACAAAGACAAGATAAGGTCTTCTCTAGTGGGTGCTTGTGAAGAATGTGAAGAGCTCCTGATTAAGGCAGGAAGGAAATACAGACTGGCCATGTCAATTGATGGGAATGATATGAGAGCCTTGTATAATTGGGGCCTTGCACTTTCCTTTCGTGCCCAGTTGATTGCAGATATTGGACCG AGTGCTGCTCGTGATGCCGACAAGGTTTTCTTGGCCGCCATAGACAAGTTTGATGCCATGATGTCCAAAAGCAATGTTTATGCCCCTGATG CTCTTTTCAGATGGGGTGCTGCATTGCAGCACAGGGCTCAGCTAAGGCCAAGCCGCAGTAGAGAAAAGGTGAAGTTACTGCAGCAAGCGAGACAATTGTACAAAGATGCTCTTCAGATGGATTCAAGAAATCCTCGACTACGACAAGCCCTCTCATCTTGCACGTCTGAGTTGGACTATTGGTATACTTGA
- the LOC130985567 gene encoding stem-specific protein TSJT1-like, with the protein MLSIFRNGVIDPPRELHSPAPSTASVRSKTPDDTLKDFLDSNPKNGFSVQFVDKAVLAHASPQLTPHRSLFSGVDDVYCIFMGDLKNLCLLNKQYGLTKCGNEALFVIEAYRTLRDRSPMPAHQVLKELEGSFAFVIYDHKYDTVFAALGADKALNLFWGVSADGSVMISDNVALIKASCRKSYAPFPPGCMYHSDRGLISFEHPMHKMKAMPRIDSEGAMCGSYFAVDAYSKVNSMPRVGSSANWSTWG; encoded by the exons ATGTTGAGTATATTCAGGAACGGCGTGATTGATCCACCGCGAGAGCTACACAGCCCAGCCCCATCGACGGCTTCCGTGAGATCCAAGACTCCAGATGATACTCTCAAGGATTTCTTAGATTCGAACCCCAAAAATGGCTTCTCCGTCCAGTTCGTAGACAAGGCCGTCCTGGCCCATGCCTCCCCTCAGCTTACCCCCCATCGAAG TTTGTTCTCGGGGGTGGATGATGTGTACTGCATTTTCATGGGGGATCTGAAGAACCTGTGCCTGCTGAACAAGCAGTACGGGCTGACAAAGTGTGGAAATGAGGCGCTGTTTGTGATCGAGGCGTACCGGACTCTCCGCGACCGCAGCCCCATGCCGGCGCATCAGGTCCTCAAAGAGCTCGAAGGCAGCTTCGCCTTTGTCATCTACGATCACAAATATGACACTGTCTTCGCCGCCCTC GGTGCTGATAAAGCGTTGAATCTGTTCTGGGGCGTGTCGGCTGATGGATCGGTCATGATCTCGGACAATGTTGCCCTCATCAAAGCAAGCTGCAGAAAATCGTACGCTCCATTTCCACCTG GATGCATGTATCATAGCGATAGAGGATTGATAAGCTTCGAGCACCCGATGCATAAGATGAAGGCGATGCCGAGAATCGACAGCGAAGGGGCAATGTGCGGATCGTATTTCGCAGTGGATGCCTATTCTAAGGTTAACAGCATGCCCCGTGTTGGGAGTTCTGCTAACTGGTCAACCTGGGGCTGA
- the LOC130985569 gene encoding uncharacterized protein LOC130985569 isoform X1, whose amino-acid sequence MQTLIYQKPISRFAARISPANFFFSRIRKNNDFLRIRSKIGFKTLTTCSATSLQPPSYGGWDDFPLASNSFDSGEVNQFRNLLSSSGIGDKKYVFVYLFGFICALAISRVKVSWIMVFPACAIVFAVGFSTGLVKGGHLNGLKLNGNRKKISDESLRRCIDELKRNDARVLELKNGIRRSIEHNQVTLSDLEGYIDVIESVDISLRNTISFLENCVQSILGGKQDKEGGFDCESSRKRKKSGENWLNFSRYFNGVFGAKLDDPKSSKIRGFNKMDFMDAAMNDEKLENILASPAKERNPTFAFGGSLENMSASMFDNHFDSSSRAQESVGNYVDETGMEYMTFENEKKKNFIQTNNTAKAVFDQTIYTYQNKTSRFVSNQQIHLKDYENEIETMSSHNRLYDSVDVSINMNHLKTSATSGCHQKSNTTARNYLHPEHTEEDLLDSRRYPFENVAFEPEKVPHFADQESSYENSFDPSPSSSRGDDLKFNSYLVEANDLLKEAKRCLTQQVDEDRAEQALHKSAILLSEAIEMRPMSLLAVGQLGNTYLLHGELKLRMSRYLRSLLVKPDPLSDEEWGKAGDKRDRLANKDKIRSSLVGACEECEELLIKAGRKYRLAMSIDGNDMRALYNWGLALSFRAQLIADIGPSAARDADKVFLAAIDKFDAMMSKSNVYAPDALFRWGAALQHRAQLRPSRSREKVKLLQQARQLYKDALQMDSRNPRLRQALSSCTSELDYWYT is encoded by the exons ATGCAAACCCTAATTTACCAAAAGCCCATTTCCCGTTTTGCCGCCCGCATCTCACCCgcaaatttctttttttcacgAATTCGTAAGAACAATGATTTTCTCAGGATTCGCTCCAAAATTGGTTTCAAGACGCTGACTACATGCTCCGCCACATCTCTTCAACCTCCGAGTTACGGTGGCTGGGACGATTTTCCACTCGCCTCCAACTCATTTGACTCGGGTGAGGTAAATCAGTTCCGTAATCTTCTTAGTTCCTCTGGAATTGGTGATAAGAAGTATGTATTTGTGTATCTGTTTGGATTTATTTGTGCACTGGCAATTTCTAGAGTCAAGGTTTCATGGATTATGGTGTTTCCAGCTTGTGCTATTGTATTTGCCGTTGGATTTTCAACTGGATTGGTTAAAGGGGGTCACTTGAACGGATTGAAATTGAATGGGAATAGGAAAAAGATAAGTGATGAATCTTTAAGACGTTGCATTGACGAGTTAAAGCGGAATGATGCAAGGGTTTTGGAGCTAAAGAATGGAATTAGAAGAAGCATTGAACACAATCAAGTTACTCTAAGTGATTTAGAAGGCTATATTGATGTTATAGAATCTGTCGATATATCGCTCCGAAACACAATAAGTTTTCTAGAAAATTGTGTGCAGAGTATATTGGGTGGTAAACAAGATAAGGAGGGAGGTTTTGATTGTGAGTCCAgtaggaaaagaaagaaatcagGTGAAAACTGGTTGAATTTCTCTCGGTATTTTAATGGCGTGTTTGGAGCTAAGCTAGATGATCCAAAGTCCAGTAAAATCAGAGGCTTTAATAAGATGGACTTTATGGATGCAGCGATGAACGATGAAAAACTAGAAAACATCTTAGCTTCTCCTGCCAAAGAAAGAAATCCAACTTTTGCATTTGGTGGAAGTTTGGAAAATATGAGTGCTAGTATGTTTGATAACCATTTTGATAGCTCCAGTAGAGCTCAAGAAAGTGTTGGAAATTATGTTGATGAGACTGGGATGGAGTATATGACttttgaaaatgagaaaaaaaagaatttcattCAGACAAATAATACTGCTAAAGCAGTTTTTGACCAGACAATCTACACTTACCAGAATAAGACATCAAGATTCGTGAGCAATCAGCAAATTCACTTGAAAGATTATGAGAATGAGATTGAGACAATGTCATCACACAATAGGTTGTACGATTCTGTGGATGTTAGCATTAACATGAACCATCTAAAAACTTCAGCTACTTCTGGTTGCCATCAGAAAAGCAATACCACAGCTAGAAATTATTTGCACCCTGAACACACAGAAGAGGACCTACTAGATTCCCGGAGATATCCTTTTGAGAATGTGGCTTTTGAGCCTGAGAAGGTACCGCACTTTGCCGATCAAGAGTCTTCATATGAGAACTCCTTTGATCCTTCTCCATCTTCATCACGTGGTGATGATTTGAAATTCAATAGTTATCTTGTGGAAGCTAATGATCTTTTGAAAGAAGCAAAAAGGTGCTTGACACAGCAAGTTGATGAGGATAGAGCCGAGCAAGCACTGCACAAATCTGCAATACTACTCTCAGAAGCAATAGAAATGAGGCCGATGAGTTTATTGGCCGTGGGCCAGTTGGGGAACACATATCTCCTTCATGGAGAACTAAAACTGAGAATGAGCCGGTACTTGAGATCCCTACTTGTGAAACCTGATCCCTTGTCAGATGAGGAGTGGGGGAAAGCGGGTGACAAACGTGATCGACTTGCTAACAAAGACAAGATAAGGTCTTCTCTAGTGGGTGCTTGTGAAGAATGTGAAGAGCTCCTGATTAAGGCAGGAAGGAAATACAGACTGGCCATGTCAATTGATGGGAATGATATGAGAGCCTTGTATAATTGGGGCCTTGCACTTTCCTTTCGTGCCCAGTTGATTGCAGATATTGGACCG AGTGCTGCTCGTGATGCCGACAAGGTTTTCTTGGCCGCCATAGACAAGTTTGATGCCATGATGTCCAAAAGCAATGTTTATGCCCCTGATG CTCTTTTCAGATGGGGTGCTGCATTGCAGCACAGGGCTCAGCTAAGGCCAAGCCGCAGTAGAGAAAAGGTGAAGTTACTGCAGCAAGCGAGACAATTGTACAAAGATGCTCTTCAGATGGATTCAAGAAATCCTCGACTACGACAAGCCCTCTCATCTTGCACGTCTGAGTTGGACTATTGGTATACTTGA
- the LOC130985572 gene encoding CBS domain-containing protein CBSX5-like — protein MALRSLSGEVSDLCIGKPELKWIAATASIAEALTTLKASGETYISVWVCSGDSAGASCVCVGKFSAADVILFLCREENLADPVKALETPVYDILPKGTPIVRHLTPNSSVLEAIDCILEGTQNLVVPIQNQRNNNARKRFVNRQQASCSRYEQHECCWLTQEDVLRFILNSVGAFFPVPTYDIESLNVVDRDTMTVTYNKPASSALGYLHRAITEQKSVAVIDEENRLIGEISPLTLAYCNETAASAIMVLTAMDLMTYIDCGSPPGDLVQLVKTRLEERDLGGMVDMMDELIHSTLPSSSSSSCSSDDDSMSGRSRGSGRHYAAGRCEPLVCSPRSSLLAVMMQALACRVSCIWVVEEDHTLIGTVTFAGILSVFLSVADDMHSKS, from the exons ATGGCATTGAGATCTTTGAGCGGAGAGGTGTCGGACTTGTGCATAGGGAAGCCGGAGCTCAAGTGGATCGCGGCGACCGCGTCTATCGCAGAAGCATTGACGACGCTCAAGGCATCCGGAGAGACTTACATTAGCGTTTGGGTATGTAGTGGGGACAGCGCCGGAGCTTCGTGCGTGTGCGTCGGAAAATTTAGCGCTGCGGATGTGATTCTCTTTCTCTGCAGGGAGGAGAATCTGGCGGATCCTGTCAAAGCTCTTGAAACTCCTGTTTATGACATTTTGCCTAAAGGAACCCCCATCGTCAGGCACCTCACACCTAATTCAAG CGTGCTGGAAGCCATAGATTGCATACTAGAGGGCACCCAAAATCTGGTGGTTCCAATTCAAAACCAGCGGAACAACAATGCTAGAAAGAGGTTCGTCAACAGGCAACAAGCCTCTTGCAGCCGCTACGAGCAACACGAATGTTGTTGGCTTACGCAAGAAGACGTGCTACGCTTCATTCTAAACTCCGTAGGGGCCTTCTTTCCAGTCCCCACTTACGACATTGAGTCACTAAACGTCGTTGATCGCGACACCATGACCGTCACCTACAACAAGCCTGCATCCTCAGCATTGGGCTATCTCCATCGCGCTATCACTGAGCAGAAATCTGTTGCAGTCATTGATGAGGAGAACCGGTTGATAGGGGAAATCTCGCCCTTGACTCTAGCCTACTGCAATGAAACAGCCGCATCCGCAATCATGGTCCTCACGGCCATGGATCTCATGACTTATATTGACTGTGGCAGCCCACCGGGGGACCTGGTGCAGCTGGTGAAGACAAGGCTGGAGGAGAGAGATTTAGGTGGAATGGTCGATATGATGGATGAGTTGATTCACTCCACATTGCCGTCTTCCTCCTCTTCAAGCTGTTCCTCAGACGATGACTCCATGTCTGGTCGGAGTAGAGGCTCTGGTCGACACTATGCAGCTGGGAGATGTGAGCCGCTCGTCTGCAGCCCAAGAAGTTCCTTGTTGGCTGTGATGATGCAGGCGCTCGCATGTCGTGTTAGTTGTATTTGGGTTGTTGAAGAAGATCATACCTTGATTGGGACCGTCACGTTTGCCGGAATTCTGAGTGTTTTCCTCAGCGTTGCAGATGATATGCATAGTAAATCATAG